GCGACTGGGCCCCCCGCAAGGCCGCGTCGGTGCAGGCCTACGACGAGTGGATGCCGGTTCGCCCGAACGGCGGACGGCTCTACCGGCGCCTGCGGTACGGACGGCTCGCCGAACTGTCGATGCTGGATCTGCGGAGTTATCGCTCCGAGCAGGTCCTCGGAACCGGACGGCAGGTCGACGATCCGAGTCGCACGATGACCGGACGGGACCAGATGGAGTGGCTCACCGCAGGCCTGGCGAGCTCCCCCACCCGGTGGCAGTTGATCGGCAATTCGGTGATGTTCTCGCCGATCGTGTTGCCGCCCCTCGATCCGCGGACTACCGGAGCACTGACCGAACTCGTCGGAGTGCCGGCTGGAGGTCTGCCCTTCAACACCGACCAGTGGGACGGTTACACCGCGGACCGTCGACGGTTGATCGACACCATCACGGCGGCGGGACTGCGCAACGTCGTCTTCCTCACGGGCGACATCCACACCTCGTGGGCGATGGACGTCCCGGTGGACGCCGCCGACTATCCGGGTGCCGGCACCGTCGCCACGGAGTTCGTGGTTCCGTCGGTGACGTCGGCGAACATCGACGAGTTGCTCGGTGTGCCTCCGCGGAGCCTGTCGCCCGCGCTGGAGGCGACGGCGACCGCGGCCAACCGGCACGTGCGGTTCGTCGAACTCGATTCGCACGGTTACGGGGTGCTCGACGTGACTCCCGAGGCGACGCAGATGGAGTGGTTCTTCATCGGCGACCGCACGGATCCGAACACGGACGCGCGCCGCGCCGTGGGATACCGGGTGGCCGACGGCGCGACGAGGATCGAACCCGCCGCTCCGCTGGTGTAGACGCCGGTCGGCACCTGGCGGATCGGTCGCTCTAGCCGGCGGCGCGGTCCTCGAGGTGGGCGAGCACGTCGCGGGCGTGCGCGGCGACGTCGTCGTGGCCTGTCGCGGTGGCGAACTCGGCGAGCAGCGACCAACGGGCGCGGAGCGCGGGGATGCGCGGCACAGACAGTCCGTGTTCGCGTACCGAGGCGATCCGGGCATGGTCCTCGGGCAGGAACAGGTGCGTGCTCAGCCAGATGCACGCGAGCAGTGCGTCGAGCAGCCGCTCCTCGAGCACCTCGTCGTAGGCCAGCTGCGGCCACATGGCGACGACCTCGGCGCGCCACGCGTCGGCCATCGCACGGATGCGATCGACGGACAGCGGCACCGAGCACAGGCACAGCGGGAAGGAACTGAGGGCGTATGCGATGTCCAGGGTCGCGTCGCGGAAGCCGCCCCATTCGTAGTCGAGGAACTGCACACCCTCGTCGCCGACCACGATGTTGTCGGGGCACAGGTCGGACGGGCTGAAGGCCCGGAAACGCCCGCCGGTGAACAGCTTGGACGCCCGCTCGGCACGCTCGCGTACCGACTCGGGCACCGACAGGCCGAAGTCGGCCTC
This window of the Rhodococcus pyridinivorans genome carries:
- a CDS encoding alkaline phosphatase D family protein, translated to MPTTPTAEHVSRRAVLRSSILAAGAAAFASTSQHAQASPAVFAHGVASGDPLPDAVILWTRVTPSPQAAPGSGAGPDVPVTWELARSNSFDTLVASGTVTASSVSDHTVKVDARGLVPGTTYFYRFRAGGAISPTGRTFTAPSPDAAVARLRFGVVSCADWEGGFFSSYRHLAARDDLDAVVHLGDYLYEYAAGKFPVAGGRGVRTHEPAHEIVSLADYRIRHAQYKTDPNLQSLHAKVPWIVIWDDHESANDAWAGGAENHDPLVEGDWAPRKAASVQAYDEWMPVRPNGGRLYRRLRYGRLAELSMLDLRSYRSEQVLGTGRQVDDPSRTMTGRDQMEWLTAGLASSPTRWQLIGNSVMFSPIVLPPLDPRTTGALTELVGVPAGGLPFNTDQWDGYTADRRRLIDTITAAGLRNVVFLTGDIHTSWAMDVPVDAADYPGAGTVATEFVVPSVTSANIDELLGVPPRSLSPALEATATAANRHVRFVELDSHGYGVLDVTPEATQMEWFFIGDRTDPNTDARRAVGYRVADGATRIEPAAPLV